In Quercus robur chromosome 10, dhQueRobu3.1, whole genome shotgun sequence, a genomic segment contains:
- the LOC126703900 gene encoding probable LRR receptor-like serine/threonine-protein kinase At3g47570, with protein MYENQLTGSLPISLSNASKLQYIEADANNFSGKFSVNFGGLHRLEELLISSNNLGSGDDDEMNFLQSLVNCSSLRRIDLAENQFKVYKGILGEDRSIVAIKVLNIQRQGASRSFISECEVLKNIHHRNLLKIISCCSSVDFRGNDFKALVYEFLPNGSLENWLHMDLEINNE; from the exons ATGTATGAAAACCAACTTACCGGATCTCTTCCAATCTCGTTATCTAATGCTTCAAAGCTACAATACATTGAAGCTGACGCGAACAATTTTTCGGGAAAATTTTCTGTCAACTTTGGAGGTTTACACCGTTTGGAGGAATTATTAATTAGTAGCAATAATTTAGGAAGTGGAGATGATGATGAAATGAATTTCCTTCAATCTCTAGTCAATTGTAGCAGTTTACGGAGAATAGATCTTGCAGAGAATCAATTCAAAG TGTATAAAGGCATACTCGGTGAAGACAGATCAATTGTTGCAATTAAGGTACTAAATATTCAACGTCAAGGAGCTTCCAGGAGCTTCATCTCTGAGTGTGAAGTCTTGAAAAATATTCATCATCGAAATCTTTTGAAGATCATTAGTTGTTGCTCAAGTGTGGATTTTCGTGGAAATGATTTTAAGGCTCTAGTTTATGAGTTCTTGCCAAATGGGAGTCTAGAAAATTGGTTGCATATGGATTTGGAAATAAATAACGAGTAG